In the Commensalibacter nepenthis genome, CCGTATCATAAATCCCAACAAAATTAATTTGAACTTTTTTATTTTTCAGATCCGCATCTTCTTTTTTAACTTTTGTCAGTTGAGCACAAAAATATCGCGCGTAAAAAGATCCCCGACTAAACCCAAAAACATTAATAATAACTCTTTGAATTTTATCACTTTTACTTGTAAAATTCTTTAATTTAGTAATCGCCTCTTGAACCCTACTTTCTACCCCACTGGTTGACCAATATGTATCTGCAGGTCCATCCCCTGTAACCAATCCATCTTTGGCCATTCCTGCCCCCCATAACAAACTATCTGCTTTATATTTTGTCGTTCCTGCCCCTTGGATATAAATAATCTCGACTTTCCCATCTTTCTTTGTCGAGGCCATGTATAACAACGCAACATTAGAAAAATCATTGCCTTTACTGGTATCTCCAGCCTTCGTTTCACGATCCTTGTCTTCTTGTGTAGGTTGCCCACCCTTGCTGATTATATCCGCATTATCCAATCGAATTTGCGTATTAAACATATTATTATTCGTGCCATCAAAAAAAACATTGACCGTTAAGATTTTAATATTCACCTCAACTTGCGAGTTTTTTTGAGTATTTGTTGCAGCATCTTTATTTTCTGGCTGATTATTCAGCTTTTGTCCTGGTTGATTATCACTAATACTTGGCATAATAATTTTCCTTAGGTCTTACTTTTTTATTACTCAAAAAAATCATTCATCGTCATCTGCATAAAGATCAAGTTTATCCTTATTGGTGCTACTCTCTATTCTGGCTGTTTCACCTTTTTCATTAGTAACACCACGAATGATCTCCCCATCTCCAGTAACCAATTTATATTTAAAATGAGGAATTGGATTACCTTCATCATCCTTTACCACGAACATCTCATCATAATTCCCAATCGGTTCTGGCAAAGGTGGAATATTGAGTGGCATTGAGCCTGGGCTTTGCTTCATCACCACGGCAGTTCTTTCGATGATGTGGTCGGGTGCGTTAATAATGATCTGATCTGGGTTCATATGAATAAAGCTATTCTTTCCACAGACAAGGTTAATCTCTTTAGGTGAGTAAAGAGTCAACTTTCCATCATGGCTGGTAATCTGAATATCTTGCTTGGCATCGAGGTTCATGACGTTTGTTTGTGCCTGTAGCTCGACTTTGCCATAACCTGCGACGGCTCTAAGGTCTTTATTATGAGCAAAAAGAGATATTTCTTCACTAGCTGCTAGTGTAACATTATTCTTGGCATTGAGACTAACATCTTTCCCAGCTGTGGTAATCACGTTGCGCCCTGCATTATGTTGGATCGTAGATGGGGTAGTCTGGGCAATTCCAGCAGGGGCTGAGATTAATACACTGGCTTGTTGCAGCATCGTGATGGCACTCTCGATCAGTGTCATAAGGTTTAATGTATCCAATCCCGTTGCCTTTGACGCATCGGCTGCTTCTCTGAGCTGCTTGGCTTGATTAAGGGCTGCACTAAGCTGTCCTGTCGCCTCGATCATATCTAGCGAGGTAGAACTTGCCTTTTGTCGTCCATCTGCACTGATAAAGATGCCATTATTCGCTCTAATTGCTCCCCATTTATCGGTTCTCAGTTCAAATCCTTCTCCACGCTTTTGCCTCGAACTATCGACGAGATGTCCCATATTGAGTTGGGTCTTACCCCCATATTCTGTAGAGAGCTTAATATGCTCTTTACCTCGTTCATCCTCCATACGGATCTTGTTATTCGATGGGGTTCTCAGAACATTACGTTTATAGTTCTGAATAGTCACATGATCGCCATTACTTGAATCATGCAACGCATAGGCAATATACGGTCTGTCTGGATCACCATCTTCAAACGCAATGGCTACTTCTGTCCCATCCAAGAGTGGCCAGTGAAAGCCATAGGTGCCGCCACTATAAGGTTTGGCTAATCGAACCCACAGACTTTCTTTGCCCTTATCCCAAGTATCAAGGTCAAAATCGAACTGAACTTTATAGCGACCCATCTCATCAATATGACTGTAAGTATCAAACTTCTCGGTGCTACTTACTCGTGCTGGAATGGTTCCTGCAATATGCGGACGATCCAAGAGCTTAGGCCTAAAACCTACTTGATCGCTATAAGGAATGGCTTCAAAAGACATTTCATATTTACCATCCCTTGAGCCTTTATTGGTTGTAGAGACAATGAGAAAGCCACGCTTTAACGCTGGATCTGTTGAGCCTCCTTCAAGATCTAAGACCTTCCCAGGGTAAAGGGAGGGATCATTAGTCGTGCCGTAAATACGGATCTTACCATTTTTATAACGCTCATTATGCAGTCTTGCATGGAAAGACCCCGTTTCTATTTCAGGGTCTATATCTGTGCCTCTTTGCAGGTAGCGATCCCCATAATGATAGGGCACTCCATAAGTGGTATTATCTGGCTGCCAACTATCCGTCTGGCTATTCTGAGTAGCATTGGCGGTGCGATAGTTATAATCCTTAACCTTAGCCCCTGCTTGCACGACCTTATGATGGACAGATAAACCCCATACAGAGAGGATCCCTTTATCATTCATGCCAGAACCTGCTGGATTACGTACAGGGAGTGTATTGCCAAAGACATATTTAGTCTGGTCATCAGAGAAGACAACAACGTCTAGTTCAAGCCTACTATCCATATCAAAGCGATACCAAATCCCATCCCATGCGAGTTTACGGGCAATAAAATCATAATCCGTTTCTTTATATTGCATATCTTGTTCATGGGCAGGATAGGTATGAGCAATATCAAAATGGAAATCCTGACCTTCAAAGCTATGACGATCTCTAAGCACTTTCTCGACAATTTGAGGAATGGATTGGTTTTGAAAGATGGAGGTATATTGGGTCTTACGTAATAAGGCTAAACGAGGCTCAAGGGTAACTGCATAGGCTGTTTGGTCTTTAGAACTCCCAAGCTTTGAAAAGCCTGTAATAACGCCATAGACACGCCGTTGAGGCTCTAAATCTTGAGGGGCTTGAAAGAAGAACTTAGCCGTGCAGTTGAGTACATCTTGAGGGGTGATCGTGGGATCAACAGAAGTGAAATTAATCTGATACGAAAAAGGTTCACTTAAACACTCTTTACCTTCAAAACTCTGAATATCAATAGGGGAATTACAACCAGAAATAGTGAGATGATACCGATTATGCCCTGATCCAACAACACCTAACCCTTTGCCAGTAAGAAGAGCCTTAGTTGCATCGTCCACAACGTCAAACATTCCCATCTCATTACCATAATAATTATTAAAACAATATTATTTCAATATCAAAAAAATAAGAGGTTTTAATAAACAAGACAAGTCACAAAATTAAAATATTACTAACTAAATTTATTCATACAAAATTATACAGGGTCAATATAAATAGTTTGGTGACGATATAACGCTTTTAGCAAGTCTTGTCTTGTATGAAGTATAAGCAAAATATAAATGATTTTTGTTTTCTCATTGACTTCAAATAATATTCTATAATCGTCTTCATCTATTCTTTCACGAACGCTTAATCCATAATTTGCAAGGATAGTATTATATTTATATTGTTTTGGATTACGTCTAATTCTATCTATACTGCGTTTTAATAGGCTATCCGTAAACTCGGCTGTAGCCTTAGCACTTTTAAGCGTTATCGTTTTAAAAGCTTCAATATCAAATAGACATTGAATAGCTGTATCGGTTAGCTTTACCTGATACATAATATCTATTCTCTCGTTGCATTTAATTTTTCTAATACTTCTTCAAGAGTATGCGTTTTACCTTCAACAACATCCTTTTGTGCTTTTAACGTTAATTGCAACAAAGCTATTGCTTGTTTCTCTTGCTCTATTTCTTGAAGTTCCCTTTCTCTTGCCTCAACTGTTTGAATATAAAGTTGTGCGACCCCATTGCGCGTCACATAAACCCCATTTTCAAATAGAGCTACATCATTTAGTTTTTCTCTTGCTTCTTTTTGTGAAATAGTCATCATGATAAATCACCTCAACTAAAGGGTTATAAATTTATACTTAATTTATATCTTTTGATTAAAAAATACAAGTAAACACTGATAAAAAAGGGTCTTGTCGCAAATTTAATTATGTATTTTAGTATGATATAAAAATGGAGTGAGTATTTATATTTTAGGAACGATTTATGTCTATTGGTATCTATAGCAAGCTTATATTAAGATCTAAGGATGATTTTAAAGGTCGCCACTTTAGTGGGTTGATGATTATCCAAGCGGTAAACTGGTATTTACGCTATTGTCTTAGCTATCGAGACATTGAGGAATTGTTTTTAGAGCGTGGGATAAATATAGATCATAGCACGTTAAACCGTTGGGTATTACGCTATGCTCCTCTATTAGAAAAACGTTTGAGAAGCTATAGAAAACCCCATTGTGGTGAGGTGAGGATTGATGAAACCTATATCAAAGTAAAAGGTCAGTGGAAGTATCTATATAGAGCCATTGATAAGAATGGAACTGCTATTGATTTCTTGTTAACAGCTAAAAGAAATATCAAAGCAGCGCAACGTTTCTTTAGAAAGGCGTTTAAAAAAGATGGTCTATTCGCTCCAACCCATATTGGAACAGATAAAGCATTACCGTTTCCAAAAACCATACAAACCATGAAGAATGAGCATATCCTTCCCAATCACTGCGTTCATGAAACAAGAAATCTTTACAACAGGGAATAGAAAATGATCATTTTAGAGTAAAGAGAATTATCCCAAAGAATGGCTGTTTTCAATCTTTTCATACCGCAAGGAAAACACTCAAAGGATATGAGGCCATTCTCTGGATTAAAAAAGGACTGGGTTTTAAAGGAAAATGGACAATCAACGAACAAATAAAACTCATTCAAAGCATATTCGGTCTAAATAATAATATACCCGTCTAAATTAGCTAGCTTTATGGCTAATCACAGCACCATTCAATATTTGCGACAAGACCTCAAGCAGGCCTATCATTTGTGTCGGTTTCTAAATGTATGAATATTATGAATAACAACGCCCCATATATAGGTTTCTTTGTCTTTTATTTCTATGGAAGGATAATCAGGATTACCAGATTTAAGATAAGGAATACCATTTTTAAAAGTCAGACATTTACACGTCAGCTCCCCATCCAAAGCGGCAATAACAATATCCCCCTGTCCAGGGTTAAGAGATCGATCCACAATCAGTAAATCTCGATCAAATATTCCATAATCGATCATTGAATCTCCTGATACTCGAATATAATACGTGGAAGAAGGGTGCTGAATTAAATGTTCGGTAAGATCGAGAGGTCTTTCAATATAATCTCCTGCAGGAGAAGGAAAGCCTGCACAAACATAAATTTCGATATAAGGTTGGTAATGTTTTTTTTCATCATCGTAATATAATTCTTTGATATGCGTTACGATTGTGTGTTTCACGCTTAATTCTCCTGGATAGAGAACATAAATAGTGATTTTTTATCTAAAAAACAACACCATATCAAAAATGCCCATGAGCAAATTGACCGTTAAGAGTCAAAATTTGTAATTGTGTAGTTTTGATATGGAGGTTCAATTAATTATATTGAACCTCCCTTAATCTTACATCATTTCAATTTAAAAAGGTCAAATTA is a window encoding:
- a CDS encoding type VI secretion system Vgr family protein; the protein is MFDVVDDATKALLTGKGLGVVGSGHNRYHLTISGCNSPIDIQSFEGKECLSEPFSYQINFTSVDPTITPQDVLNCTAKFFFQAPQDLEPQRRVYGVITGFSKLGSSKDQTAYAVTLEPRLALLRKTQYTSIFQNQSIPQIVEKVLRDRHSFEGQDFHFDIAHTYPAHEQDMQYKETDYDFIARKLAWDGIWYRFDMDSRLELDVVVFSDDQTKYVFGNTLPVRNPAGSGMNDKGILSVWGLSVHHKVVQAGAKVKDYNYRTANATQNSQTDSWQPDNTTYGVPYHYGDRYLQRGTDIDPEIETGSFHARLHNERYKNGKIRIYGTTNDPSLYPGKVLDLEGGSTDPALKRGFLIVSTTNKGSRDGKYEMSFEAIPYSDQVGFRPKLLDRPHIAGTIPARVSSTEKFDTYSHIDEMGRYKVQFDFDLDTWDKGKESLWVRLAKPYSGGTYGFHWPLLDGTEVAIAFEDGDPDRPYIAYALHDSSNGDHVTIQNYKRNVLRTPSNNKIRMEDERGKEHIKLSTEYGGKTQLNMGHLVDSSRQKRGEGFELRTDKWGAIRANNGIFISADGRQKASSTSLDMIEATGQLSAALNQAKQLREAADASKATGLDTLNLMTLIESAITMLQQASVLISAPAGIAQTTPSTIQHNAGRNVITTAGKDVSLNAKNNVTLAASEEISLFAHNKDLRAVAGYGKVELQAQTNVMNLDAKQDIQITSHDGKLTLYSPKEINLVCGKNSFIHMNPDQIIINAPDHIIERTAVVMKQSPGSMPLNIPPLPEPIGNYDEMFVVKDDEGNPIPHFKYKLVTGDGEIIRGVTNEKGETARIESSTNKDKLDLYADDDE
- a CDS encoding LexA family protein; this encodes MKHTIVTHIKELYYDDEKKHYQPYIEIYVCAGFPSPAGDYIERPLDLTEHLIQHPSSTYYIRVSGDSMIDYGIFDRDLLIVDRSLNPGQGDIVIAALDGELTCKCLTFKNGIPYLKSGNPDYPSIEIKDKETYIWGVVIHNIHTFRNRHK
- a CDS encoding type II toxin-antitoxin system RelE/ParE family toxin, with translation MYQVKLTDTAIQCLFDIEAFKTITLKSAKATAEFTDSLLKRSIDRIRRNPKQYKYNTILANYGLSVRERIDEDDYRILFEVNEKTKIIYILLILHTRQDLLKALYRHQTIYIDPV